One region of Glutamicibacter sp. B1 genomic DNA includes:
- a CDS encoding acyltransferase family protein — protein MIQPVLLSAAPPQSADDNTQPINRNLGLDGLRGIAVLAVMTYHFWPSFLPGGFLGVDLFFTLSGFLITGGLLRSMAGRRFPDLRGFWLRRVRRLVPAMILVLVLCTALALLAVGQLPAGLRWQWAGALTYTSNWMQIAHGNSYFSSVEPLYFQHFWSLAVEEQFYVLWPLVLVLLVALLRRRSALMWGILVVAAASAATMAWGFDASADSSVLYFGTWTHGFGLLLGSAGAVACADGQVVRRDRSQRARMLIQLSQILILCCLLVAFALLPDTSAIAYQGGMALFCVAATVLMTTLRNSGTWGYTLLSQKYLRWLGHRSYGLYLWHWPLLVLAQTIFPPQAQTAAVLCVIPLIFLGAQLSWQFVEQPILQHGFTLTLSRWAKNIAGRIMQVWNGATRSFGAVATLLALVLVPLCAASVLMASPAQGQLEQQLALAQIALDEEAKAPVVEEQQPQTTNDAQRDNSTKKPSKNDTAPRKYTGRDVTALGDSVMLASSPQMLKKLPGISIHASVGAQIWDAPARLRELKGAGELRKVVVVGLGTNGDVPAGTLEQIRSVIGAKRELLLITASAPRQWISHVNDSLRAAAESDSRTHIVEWDRTAPTVDDMARDDIHPGPHGGAAYGQLLADAVRKL, from the coding sequence GTGATTCAGCCAGTGCTTCTTTCCGCAGCCCCGCCGCAGTCAGCGGACGACAATACTCAACCAATCAACCGCAATCTTGGTCTTGATGGCCTGCGAGGCATCGCCGTGCTGGCTGTCATGACGTATCACTTCTGGCCGAGCTTCCTACCGGGCGGGTTTCTCGGGGTGGATCTGTTTTTCACCCTGAGCGGTTTCTTGATCACCGGAGGATTGCTCAGGTCCATGGCGGGCAGGCGATTCCCGGACCTGCGCGGCTTCTGGCTACGTCGGGTTCGACGACTAGTTCCAGCCATGATTCTGGTGCTCGTTCTGTGCACCGCGTTGGCCCTGCTGGCCGTGGGACAACTTCCGGCAGGGCTTCGATGGCAATGGGCCGGGGCGCTGACCTACACCAGCAACTGGATGCAGATCGCCCACGGCAACAGCTATTTCTCCTCCGTAGAACCACTCTATTTTCAACATTTTTGGTCCCTGGCGGTCGAGGAACAGTTCTATGTGCTGTGGCCGTTAGTGTTGGTTCTCTTAGTTGCACTCTTGCGAAGACGTTCTGCACTAATGTGGGGAATCCTCGTGGTGGCAGCTGCCTCAGCGGCAACTATGGCTTGGGGCTTTGATGCCTCGGCAGACTCTAGCGTGTTGTATTTCGGAACGTGGACTCACGGTTTTGGACTGCTTCTAGGCTCGGCCGGTGCAGTGGCCTGCGCGGACGGACAGGTGGTTCGCCGCGATAGATCACAGCGGGCCCGAATGCTGATTCAGTTATCGCAGATCCTCATTTTGTGCTGTCTGTTGGTGGCCTTCGCCCTGCTTCCCGATACCTCGGCCATCGCCTACCAAGGCGGAATGGCCCTGTTCTGTGTAGCGGCCACGGTGTTGATGACGACCCTGAGAAATTCTGGAACTTGGGGATATACCTTGCTCAGCCAGAAATACCTGCGGTGGTTAGGCCATCGCAGTTATGGGCTATACCTCTGGCATTGGCCACTGCTGGTCTTGGCTCAGACGATCTTTCCACCTCAAGCGCAGACGGCCGCGGTCTTGTGTGTCATCCCGTTGATTTTTCTGGGGGCCCAACTATCGTGGCAGTTTGTCGAGCAGCCCATCTTGCAGCATGGTTTCACACTCACCTTGAGCCGGTGGGCCAAGAACATTGCCGGCAGAATCATGCAGGTTTGGAATGGTGCCACGAGAAGCTTCGGCGCGGTGGCCACGCTCTTAGCCTTGGTGCTCGTACCGCTGTGTGCTGCCTCCGTACTGATGGCTTCGCCAGCTCAGGGCCAGTTGGAACAACAGCTGGCCCTGGCCCAGATTGCCTTGGACGAAGAAGCGAAGGCTCCGGTGGTTGAAGAACAACAGCCGCAGACAACAAATGATGCACAGCGCGACAACTCGACAAAGAAGCCGTCGAAAAATGATACTGCGCCAAGAAAATATACCGGTCGAGACGTGACGGCGTTGGGGGATTCGGTCATGCTGGCTTCATCGCCACAAATGCTCAAAAAGCTGCCAGGGATTTCGATTCATGCCTCGGTCGGGGCGCAGATCTGGGATGCACCGGCACGACTGCGCGAGCTGAAAGGCGCCGGTGAACTGCGCAAGGTGGTAGTGGTGGGTCTGGGTACCAATGGCGATGTACCAGCTGGAACACTAGAGCAGATCCGGTCAGTGATCGGAGCCAAGCGTGAACTGTTGCTGATTACCGCCTCGGCACCACGGCAGTGGATCAGCCATGTTAATGACAGCCTGCGCGCTGCGGCCGAGTCAGATTCCAGGACTCACATTGTTGAGTGGGACCGGACTGCTCCCACCGTTGATGACATGGCTCGTGATGACATTCATCCTGGACCCCACGGTGGCGCCGCTTATGGACAACTGCTGGCGGACGCCGTGCGGAAACTCTAA